One genomic segment of Trichoplusia ni isolate ovarian cell line Hi5 chromosome 5, tn1, whole genome shotgun sequence includes these proteins:
- the LOC113493845 gene encoding uncharacterized protein LOC113493845, translating to MEAGATEAGVQADIPEPANEEETLKIRPLERIILNPKVPVEPSSYGKGKNFSRPWILQDGREPPGKGSEMRHNYKTPKKAHRAEGIRKRMLTDFFWEQMLDEVIEELATSQPVSEYCSEYDANYVKDSFEPRNLEVTADRNMHLKYPLYGTGSSAITFYSETISKTGPGEILEKFRRCQYFTKPMEERLDDGWVL from the exons ATGGAGGCTGGGGCCACCGAAGCAGGCGTTCAAGCGGATATTCCAGAACCAGCAAATGAAGAGGAAACATTGAAAATAAGGCCACTTGAGCGAATTATACTCAACCCTAAAGTTCCTGTGGAACCCTCATCGTATGGTAAAGGGAAGAATTTTAGCCGACCATGGATCTTACAGGATGGCCGGGAGCCACCCGGGAAGGGCAGCGAAATGCGCCACAACTATAAAACTCCTAAGAAAGCGCATCGAGCGGAAG GTATCCGTAAAAGAATGCTCACAGATTTCTTCTGGGAGCAGATGTTGGATGAAGTTATTGAAGAGTTGGCCACATCTCAGCCCGTATCTGAATATTGTTCCGAGTATGACGCTAATTATGTAAAGGATAGTTTTGAACCGCGAAACTTGGAAGTTACTGCGGATAGAAAT ATGCATCTAAAATATCCGTTGTACGGTACTGGTTCAAGCGCCATTACATTTTACAGCGAGACCATTTCAAAAACGGGTCCG GGTGAAATTTTGGAGAAATTCCGGAGGTGCCAATACTTCACTAAGCCTATGGAAGAAAGGCTGGACGACGGTTGGGTTTTGTAG